DNA from Candidatus Methylacidiphilales bacterium:
AAAACTTGGTCACGCAGATCTTTAGTTATTCCTGAAATGGTTGGTGTTACTCTCCTTATACATAATGGAAAAACCCATGTCTCGGTTTTTATTACTGAAAATATGGTCGGCCATAAATTAGGTGAATTTGCGCCTACAAGAATTTTTAAAGCTCACTCAGCATCAGCAAGTAAAGCGGCACCTTCTCTTAAATAATACATGATTATCACTTCTTCGTATCGCTTTGCTAAATCTTCAAGTCAGAAATGTAGATTGGTTGTTGATTTAATAAGAAATAAACCAGTTTTAGAAGCTGAAACTATTTTGCAATTTACAAATAAAAAAGCCTCGAAGCTTGTAGCGAAAGCACTAAACTCTGCTATTGCTAATGCAAGCCATAATCATGGTATATCGAAGGAAGCGTTAATTGTGAAAAAAATATTAGTTGAAAAAGGACCGGCGGTAAAAAGAATCCATGCAAGAGCAAAAGGTAGGGCTTATAGAGTCGTTAAACAATATTGTCATATTTTTATACATTTATCAAACACAGGAGTTTCATAACATACTATGGGTCAAAAAGTTAATCCAAATGGATTTAGATTAGGCATCACCACGGATTGGTCGTCTAAATGGTACGCTAACAGACAGTTGTTCCGTTTGCAACTTCTACAAGATTTAGTCATTAGAAAGACGCTTCAAAATAAACTTGAAAACGCTTCTGTGAGTAAGATTTTAATCCATAGAGAAGCAGATACTTGTATTATTACGATCACAACTTCTAGACCAGGTATTGTTATAGGTAAAAAAGGTGAAGATATCGAAAAGCTAAAAGTTGAAGTTGAGAAATGTAGTCTTGATTTTCAAAAGAAACATCACACACATAAACTGATTAATAACATTAAAATTCAAATCGAAGAAATTAAAAAACCTGAGCTCGATGCAACTCTTGTTGCAGAAGGTATTGCACAACAAATTGAAAAAAGAGTCATGTTTAGAAAAGCAATGAAAAGGGCCATCACTTCAACTATGAGATTAGGTTCGTTAGGAATCAAAGTCAGAGTTTCTGGAAGATTAAATGGCGCTGAAATTGCTCGGGCTGAATGGAATAGAGAAGGTAGAATCCCACTTCATACATTACGAGCTGAAATCGATTATGGTACAGCAATAGCAAAAACAACCTACGGTATTATAGGAATCAAAGTGTGGATTTATCGTGGTAATAAATTTTCAATGATTGAGTCTAAAGATTCAAATAAAATAAATTAAACTTCGATTATGTTATTACCTAAAAAGACTAAATATAAAAAACAACATAAAGGCAGAAATAGAGGTTTTGCAACATCAGGAGTTACAATTGCTTTTGGTGAATTTGGTTTAAAAGCTATAGAACATGGTAGAATAACAGCTAAGGAAATTGAAGCTGCTAGAAGGGCTATAACTAGATATATAAAACGTGGCGGTAAGGTTTGGATTCGAATTTTCCCAGATGTACCAGTTACTAAGAAACCAATTGAAGTCAGAATGGGTAAGGGTAAAGGTCCAGTAGAATATTGGATTTCTCGGATTCAACCTGGTAAAGTTTTATTCGAGTTAGAAGGCGTGACGAAGGAAATTGCACAAAAAGCTTTTTTACTTGGCTCGGCAAAACTTTCTGTGAAAACAGTTTTTATATCCAGATTGTAAAGGAAAAAAATGTCTAAAAAAAATAAAAATATCGAAAATTTATCAACTGTAAAAGAATTGCGTGACTTGTTATTTCGTCAATCAATAATTAAAAAACTTAATCCTGGCATCAACAATACTTTTTCAGCTAAATCAACTAAAAGATTAGTAGCAAAAATAATTACTAAGCAACATGAAGAAGCAAAATTAAAATCATGAATACTGTTAATCATCTGCGCAAAGTAAAAGGCACTGTTGTCAGTCATAAACCTAATAAAACTATTGTTGTTGAGGTAGCAAGATTGGTTAAGCATCCATTGTATGGAAAATTTATCAAAAAAAAATCTAAAATATACGCTCATGATGAAAAAAATCAATGTAGCCAAGGTGATTATGTGGTGTTATTTGAAACTAAACCAGTTTCAAAAACTAAATCATGGTGTTTGGAGTCAATTATCAATAAAGCTCCTTTAGACGATACTCGCATAACTGTGGAGAAGATTTCATGATACAAATGAGGACCGTGTTAGAAGTTGCAGATAACAGTGGGGCAAAAAATCTAAAATGTATTAGTGTTCGTGGCTCTACAAAAAAGAGAATAGCGAATATAGGTGAGGTCATTAAAGTAAGTATAAAATCAGCGCTCCCACATACCAAAGTAAAAAAGGGAGAAGTGTATAACGCAGTTATTGTTAGAACTAAACACCCAATTCGAAGAAATGACGGATCGATCATCAGATTTTCTGGTAATGCAGCGGTGTTGCTGAATGATAAACTAGAACCAATTGGTACTAGAATATTTGGCCCACTACCTAGAGAACTTAGAAATAAAAATTTTACTAAAATTTTGTCACTAGCGCCTGAGGTTTTATAATATGAAGCATTTAAAAAAGGGTGATGAAGTAAAAGTTCTTTCTGGTAAAGACAAAGGTAGGGTAGGTAAAATTTTAAAAATTATTAATCCTTCTCATTGTATTGTTTCAGGTATTCAAGTGCAGAAAAACTCTATTAAGGCAAATCCAAATCAAAACCAACAAGGTGGTTTTGAAAATAAAGAAATGCCTATACCACTTTGCAAGGTGTCAAAATATAATTCTAAAAATAAAAAATCTGAAAGAACATTTGTCTTGGTGCAAGAAAATGGAAAAAAAATAATAGAATTTGTTTCAAATAGAAGTAAATAAAAAATGAATACAGCTATAAATAAAAAAACTCGTCTTGAAAAACACTATAGAGAACATATTGTTCCAAGTTTACAAGATACTTTCAAATACCCTAATGTTATGTCAGTACCAAAATTGTTAAAAATTACCTTGAATGCGGGATTGGGTGAGGCTGTTGAAAATAAAAATGTAATTACAAATGCTTTAGAAGATTTGAAAAAAATCACTGGTAGGAAAGCTGTAGTCACGAAAGCAAGAGTTTCAATCTCAACTTATAAAATAAGGGTTGGAATGCCAATTGGTGTAAAAGTTACTTTACGAGGAGATGTCATGTATGAGTTTTTAGACAGACTTATCTCAATAGCAATTCCTAGAATTAGAGATTTTAGGGGACTGAGTAATCGCTCTTTCGATGGAAGAGGTAATTATAGTTTTGGTATTAAAGAACAGATCATTTTTCCAGAAATTGACTACGATAAAATTGACATGATTCGCGGACTTGATATATGTATCTCAAGTAATGCAAATACTGACCAGGAAATGCGTGCCTTATTGCAAGGATTTTCATTTCCGTTGAGGGCAAACTAGTGGCTAAATTATCTATCAGAGTTAGAAATTATAAAAAGATATCTTTAGTGCAAAAACATCTTAAGAAAAGAATGGAATTAAAATTAAAAATTAAAAATTATAAGTTATCAAATGAGGAAAGAGAATTGGCAAAAATTGAATTGATGCGACTACCAATTAATTCTAATCCTATTAGAGTTAGAAATAGATGTGAATTAACCGGTAGACCACGTGGCTATTACCGGAAATTTGGTTTGTCTCGGTGTGTTTTGAGAGAGGTTGCGATGCGTGGTGAAATTCCAGGATTAACAAAAGCTAGTTGGTGATGCTATTATGAGTTTAACAGATCCAATCGCCCAACTTTGTACTGTAATTAGAAACGCCCAACATGCTGGTTTAAAATCAGTCACTGTACCTTTTTCTAATGTCAAGGAAAAAATTGTGTCATTATTAGCAAAAGAATTGTATATAGAAAAATTTGAAATTATTGATAGTGAAATAGTAAGTAAAAAATCTATCCTCATCATATTGAAATATTATGAAGGAAAAGCGGTCATAAAAAAAATTAGAAGGGTAAGTAAACCAGGTTTGCGTGTTTATACAACATATGAGACTATGCCTAAATCTTTGGGCGGTGTTGGTATGTATTTAATATCTACATCCCGCGGTATTATGACAGACGCTGAAGCAAAAGAGCATAAATTAGGTGGAGAGCTTCTCTGTGAGGTAGTTTGATACTATGTCAAGATTTTCAAAAAGACCAATTTTAATCCCTCCAAATGTACAAGTTACATTTGAGAATAGTTTTTTGATTTTTAAGGGGGCGTTAGGCGCTATTAGATTACTAGTAGATAACTCTGTCATGGTAAATATTTCTGAAAATTCTATAATTATAAAATCTAAAAATATTGCTGATAATTTTAATTATCCTAAACTCGGCACAACTTGTGCGTTAATCAAAAATTACTTTATTGGCGTTACGACTGGGTTTGTTAAAAAACTTGATCTTGTTGGGGTTGGTTATCGTGCGCAAGTTCAACAAAAAAAATTAATTCTGACACTAGGATTTTCTCATCCGGTAAGTGTAGATCAGCCTGAAGGTATTACTTTTGAAACACCTTCACAGACTGAGATTTTGATTAAGGGCATGGACAAACATATTGTTGGTCAAACAGCAGCCTACATTAGAAGTTTACGACCACCTGAACCATATAAAGGTAAAGGAGTTAAGCTTTCAGATGAAGTTATTGTTAGAAAAGAGGTTAAGAAAAAATAATGACACGAAACATAAATACAAGAGTTAGAAGAGCCAAAAAAACTAGAATCAAAATCCGCTTACAATCTACCCATCGCTTAATGGTATATAAAACACCTAGACACACCTACGCACAAGTAGTCAGTCCTGACGGATCAAAAATTATAGCTTGTGCTTCTACTTTAGGTAAAGTGATGAGGGATAAAGTTAAACATGGTGGAAATATTGAGTCAGCAAAAATTGTTGGTAGGTTGATAGCTGAAAAATCAATTCAGAAAGGAATTTCCATAGTAGCTTTTGATAGATCAGGTTTTAAATACCATGGTAGAATTAAGGCATTGGCAGAAGAGGCTCGAAATGCAGGATTGCAATTTTAGGAGACATTATGGCAACATTCGAAGAAGCGTTAACATATACAGGATTTAAAGAAAAATTAGTTTCTGTTAACAGAGTTACTAAAGTTGTTAAAGGTGGTAGGTTGTTTTCTTTCGCCGCTCTTACTGTTGTCGGTAATGGTAATGGTAGAGTAGGTTTTGGATACTGTAAATCTAAAGAAGTCCCGAACGCAATTGCTAAATCGTACGAGCAGGCCAAACGCAATATGATCGAAATAAAATTAAAGAAAAGAACTATTCATTCTCCTGTTACTGCCAAACATGGTGCTGTAAAGATATACCTACAACCAGCTACTGAGGGCACTGGTTTGATTGCCGGTGGTGCTATGCGTGCAATTTTGGAATGTGTTGGTGTCCATAATGTACTTGCTAAATGTTATGGTTCAAGGAATCCCATTAATGTAGTACGAGCTACAATTAAAGGACTGCAATTGATTGACTCGCCTTTCCATGCTTCTAAAAGAAGAGGGAAAAAAATGATAAAAAATATCAAAACTGAACAAACTTAATAAATAGCCTACATGAATTCAAAAATATCAAAAAAAGGTAACACAATTACACTGACTTTAATTAAGAGTGTCGCTAAATTTACAGTTAAACAGAAACAAACAATTGCTGGATTAGGATTGAGAAAATTTGGCAGTGTTTCTACTCTTACCAAAACACCTTCTGTGGAAGGTATGATTCGTTCAATGCGTTTTGCACTAAAAGTTGAGGAATCAACATGAAACTGAATCAGTTCTCCCCCGCGCCAAATAGTAAAAAAAGTAAGCACCGGGTTGGTCGAGGTAAAGGCTGTGGTTGGGGTAAAACTTCTGGCAGAGGACACAAAGGGCAACATGCTCGTGCTGGTGGTTATCATAAAATAGGTTTTGAAGGTGGACAGATGCCTTTAGTTAGAAGATTGCCCAAATTTGGATTTACTTCCCTTATTAAGCCTTTTCGTGCCGAATTAACGCTTGCGAGACTAAATACCTTGGATAACAGTGAGATCACGATAGATTTTTTAAAGCAAACAGGTATTATTAGTTCAAAGGTAGAGAAAGTAAAAATTATTGCAACAGGAACGTTGAGTAAATCTTTTAGTGTGGTCGGTGTTTCTGTAAGTAAAAAAGCGAGACAGTTGATCGAACAAGCTGGAGGAAAAGTCGTCAACTAGTATATGGTTGTAAGTCCTTCTAATAAACTACAAACTGGCGTAGTTGATCTTTGGTATAGAATTGCTTTTGTATTTTTTGCGATAGTCATTTTTAGATTTGGTTCATTTATTACATTGCCAGGCATCGATGTAAATGTGCTAACTACTTTTTTTGATGATAGTAAAAATACAATTCTAGATTTAGCAAATGTTTTTTCTGGAGGTGCATTACACAGAATGTCTATTTTCGCACTTGGAGTAATGCCTTATATTAGTGCTTCTATTATTTTACAGATGCTCACTCATATTGTACCATCTCTTATCGCATTGAGAAAAGAGGGGGAGTCAGGTAGGGTTAAGATTACAGAATACACTAGGATACTCACAATATTATTTGCCACACTTCAGTCTATCGGTACAACATACGCGCTGAGCAATCAAAATATTAATGGCGAACAATTAGTTATAATCAACCAAGTTAGTTTTATCTTCATCTCAACAATAACGCTAGTTACTGGCACTATGTTTTTAATGTGGTTAGGTGAGCAAATAACTGAACGTGGTTTGGGAAACGGCATTTCATTAATTATTTTTTCAAGTATTGTAGCTGGTCTACCCACAGCAGTGTCAGGAACCTATGATCTATACTCACAAGGCGAATTGAACCCGCTCTCACTCATATTTATTTTTGTAATTGTTTTGGCAGTTGTTTTTTTTGTTGTGTTCATCGAAAGAAGTTTTAGAAAAATCCCAATTCAATACCCTCCTCGGCAACAGGGACGGACTATGGTATTGCCTCAATCGAACCATCTACCTTTAAAACTTAATATGTCAGGTGTCATCCCTCCAATATTTGCTTCGGCAATTGTTTTATTTCCTGCTACTGTGATAAAATGGTTTAGTAATGTTTCTACAGATACTTGGTTGGGAAATATAGTAAATCAACTTCAACCGGGAAAAATGGTTTATGAGTTTGTTTATGTTCTTGCAATCGTATTTTTTGCTTTTTTCTATACCAGCCTAGTGTTTAATCCAAAGGAAACTGCTGAGAACATTAAAAAAAGCGGAGGCTATATACAAGGAATTAGACCAGGTGAGCAAACTGCTTGGTATATTAAATTTATAGTTAACAGATTAACTGCAATCGGTGCATTTTATCTAGCATTTGTATGTTTGGTACCCGAGTTGTTAATTTTATACTTTAATGTACCATTTTATTTTGGAGGCACATCTATTCTAATTGTTGTGGTGGTTGTTATGGATTTTATGGTGCAAATACAAACACATTTAATGTCCTTTCAGTATGAAAAACTAATGAAACGAGCTAATTTAACGATGAGATAAAAAATGAAAGTAAGAGCTTCAGTAAAAAAAATTTGTAAAGATTGTAAGATTGTTAAAAGAAAAGGTACAGTAAGGGTACTTTGTAAAAATGCACGCCATAAACAGCGTCAAGGATAACAGATTATTATGGGAATAGAAATATGGCAAGAATAGGTGGGATTAATTTACCAATTAACAAACATGTTAGTGTTGGCCTAACTTCTATCTATGGTATTGGTAGAAGTAGAGCAATAAAAATTTGCACGTTGGCAAATGTTAACCCTTCAGATAAAATTAAAGTCCTCAATGAAGAACAATTGGAATCAATCAGAGAGCAGGTTGCTAAGTTTCAAATTGAAGGGGATTTAAGGCGCGAAGTTACAATTAATATCAAAAGGCTTGTGGATTTAGCTTGTTATCGAGGGATTAGACATAAAAAAGGTTTGCCTTTAAGGGGCCAAAGAACCAGAACAAATGCTAGAACTAGAAAAGGACCAAGAAAAGGAAGAACAAAATGACCACTACCCCAATAGTTAAGAAAAAAAATAAAATTGTATCGGATGGAGTTGCACATATTTTTGCATCATTTAATAATACTATCATTACTATAACTGACAAACAAGGTAATTGTATTGGCTGGGCGACGGCTGGTGGTTCTGGCTTCAAAGGATCCAAAAAAAGTACACCTTTTGCTGCGCAGGTTGCGGCAGATAAAGTTGGTGCCATTATTAAAGAACATGGAGTTAAAACATTACAGGTATTAATTAAAGGCCCAGGTCCTGGTAGAGAATCTGCAGTTCG
Protein-coding regions in this window:
- the rpsS gene encoding 30S ribosomal protein S19 gives rise to the protein MSRSIKKGPFVDLHLLKKIEKAKLGNQKKSIKTWSRRSLVIPEMVGVTLLIHNGKTHVSVFITENMVGHKLGEFAPTRIFKAHSASASKAAPSLK
- the rplV gene encoding 50S ribosomal protein L22, encoding MIITSSYRFAKSSSQKCRLVVDLIRNKPVLEAETILQFTNKKASKLVAKALNSAIANASHNHGISKEALIVKKILVEKGPAVKRIHARAKGRAYRVVKQYCHIFIHLSNTGVS
- the rplP gene encoding 50S ribosomal protein L16, yielding MLLPKKTKYKKQHKGRNRGFATSGVTIAFGEFGLKAIEHGRITAKEIEAARRAITRYIKRGGKVWIRIFPDVPVTKKPIEVRMGKGKGPVEYWISRIQPGKVLFELEGVTKEIAQKAFLLGSAKLSVKTVFISRL
- the rpsQ gene encoding 30S ribosomal protein S17 translates to MNTVNHLRKVKGTVVSHKPNKTIVVEVARLVKHPLYGKFIKKKSKIYAHDEKNQCSQGDYVVLFETKPVSKTKSWCLESIINKAPLDDTRITVEKIS
- the rplN gene encoding 50S ribosomal protein L14; protein product: MIQMRTVLEVADNSGAKNLKCISVRGSTKKRIANIGEVIKVSIKSALPHTKVKKGEVYNAVIVRTKHPIRRNDGSIIRFSGNAAVLLNDKLEPIGTRIFGPLPRELRNKNFTKILSLAPEVL
- the rplX gene encoding 50S ribosomal protein L24 translates to MKHLKKGDEVKVLSGKDKGRVGKILKIINPSHCIVSGIQVQKNSIKANPNQNQQGGFENKEMPIPLCKVSKYNSKNKKSERTFVLVQENGKKIIEFVSNRSK
- the rplE gene encoding 50S ribosomal protein L5, which translates into the protein MNTAINKKTRLEKHYREHIVPSLQDTFKYPNVMSVPKLLKITLNAGLGEAVENKNVITNALEDLKKITGRKAVVTKARVSISTYKIRVGMPIGVKVTLRGDVMYEFLDRLISIAIPRIRDFRGLSNRSFDGRGNYSFGIKEQIIFPEIDYDKIDMIRGLDICISSNANTDQEMRALLQGFSFPLRAN
- the rpsN gene encoding 30S ribosomal protein S14, which translates into the protein MAKLSIRVRNYKKISLVQKHLKKRMELKLKIKNYKLSNEERELAKIELMRLPINSNPIRVRNRCELTGRPRGYYRKFGLSRCVLREVAMRGEIPGLTKASW
- the rpsH gene encoding 30S ribosomal protein S8 gives rise to the protein MSLTDPIAQLCTVIRNAQHAGLKSVTVPFSNVKEKIVSLLAKELYIEKFEIIDSEIVSKKSILIILKYYEGKAVIKKIRRVSKPGLRVYTTYETMPKSLGGVGMYLISTSRGIMTDAEAKEHKLGGELLCEVV
- the rplF gene encoding 50S ribosomal protein L6; its protein translation is MSRFSKRPILIPPNVQVTFENSFLIFKGALGAIRLLVDNSVMVNISENSIIIKSKNIADNFNYPKLGTTCALIKNYFIGVTTGFVKKLDLVGVGYRAQVQQKKLILTLGFSHPVSVDQPEGITFETPSQTEILIKGMDKHIVGQTAAYIRSLRPPEPYKGKGVKLSDEVIVRKEVKKK
- the rplR gene encoding 50S ribosomal protein L18; the protein is MTRNINTRVRRAKKTRIKIRLQSTHRLMVYKTPRHTYAQVVSPDGSKIIACASTLGKVMRDKVKHGGNIESAKIVGRLIAEKSIQKGISIVAFDRSGFKYHGRIKALAEEARNAGLQF
- the rpsE gene encoding 30S ribosomal protein S5, whose amino-acid sequence is MATFEEALTYTGFKEKLVSVNRVTKVVKGGRLFSFAALTVVGNGNGRVGFGYCKSKEVPNAIAKSYEQAKRNMIEIKLKKRTIHSPVTAKHGAVKIYLQPATEGTGLIAGGAMRAILECVGVHNVLAKCYGSRNPINVVRATIKGLQLIDSPFHASKRRGKKMIKNIKTEQT
- the rpmD gene encoding 50S ribosomal protein L30, translating into MNSKISKKGNTITLTLIKSVAKFTVKQKQTIAGLGLRKFGSVSTLTKTPSVEGMIRSMRFALKVEEST
- the rplO gene encoding 50S ribosomal protein L15 — encoded protein: MKLNQFSPAPNSKKSKHRVGRGKGCGWGKTSGRGHKGQHARAGGYHKIGFEGGQMPLVRRLPKFGFTSLIKPFRAELTLARLNTLDNSEITIDFLKQTGIISSKVEKVKIIATGTLSKSFSVVGVSVSKKARQLIEQAGGKVVN
- the secY gene encoding preprotein translocase subunit SecY, coding for MVVSPSNKLQTGVVDLWYRIAFVFFAIVIFRFGSFITLPGIDVNVLTTFFDDSKNTILDLANVFSGGALHRMSIFALGVMPYISASIILQMLTHIVPSLIALRKEGESGRVKITEYTRILTILFATLQSIGTTYALSNQNINGEQLVIINQVSFIFISTITLVTGTMFLMWLGEQITERGLGNGISLIIFSSIVAGLPTAVSGTYDLYSQGELNPLSLIFIFVIVLAVVFFVVFIERSFRKIPIQYPPRQQGRTMVLPQSNHLPLKLNMSGVIPPIFASAIVLFPATVIKWFSNVSTDTWLGNIVNQLQPGKMVYEFVYVLAIVFFAFFYTSLVFNPKETAENIKKSGGYIQGIRPGEQTAWYIKFIVNRLTAIGAFYLAFVCLVPELLILYFNVPFYFGGTSILIVVVVVMDFMVQIQTHLMSFQYEKLMKRANLTMR
- the rpmJ gene encoding 50S ribosomal protein L36; translated protein: MKVRASVKKICKDCKIVKRKGTVRVLCKNARHKQRQG
- the rpsM gene encoding 30S ribosomal protein S13; the protein is MARIGGINLPINKHVSVGLTSIYGIGRSRAIKICTLANVNPSDKIKVLNEEQLESIREQVAKFQIEGDLRREVTINIKRLVDLACYRGIRHKKGLPLRGQRTRTNARTRKGPRKGRTK
- the rpsK gene encoding 30S ribosomal protein S11, with amino-acid sequence MTTTPIVKKKNKIVSDGVAHIFASFNNTIITITDKQGNCIGWATAGGSGFKGSKKSTPFAAQVAADKVGAIIKEHGVKTLQVLIKGPGPGRESAVRVLHNLGFKILSISDISPIPHNGCRPPKQRRV